The following are from one region of the Vicugna pacos chromosome 9, VicPac4, whole genome shotgun sequence genome:
- the SDR42E1 gene encoding short-chain dehydrogenase/reductase family 42E member 1 isoform X2 codes for MDSQKSPKETILITGGVGYFGFRLGCAMNQKGIRVLLFDIRSPAQTIPEGIQFIRGDIRHLSDIEKAFQDVDVSCVFHTASYGMSGREQLNRNLIEEVNVRGTDNVLQACRKRGVPRLVYTSTCNVIFGGQVIRNGDESLPYLPLHLYSDHYSRTKAVAERKVLEANGSALERSDGVLRTCALRPAGIYGPGEQRHLPRIVNYIEKGLFKFVFGDPKNLVEFVHVDNLVQAHILASEALKADKGHIASGQPYFISDGRPVNNFEFFRPLVEGLGYTFPSIRLPMTLIYCFAFLTEMAHFVLRRLYNFQPFLTCTEVYKTGVTHYFSLEKAKKELGYEAQAFDFQEVVEWFKAHGHGRNPGSRDSEGLVWDGLLVLLLVIVVFMWLYPVILSL; via the exons ATGGACTCCCAAAAATCTCCAAAGGAAACGATCCTCATTACCGGAGGAGTTGGCTATTTTGGTTTCCG CCTAGGCTGTGCCATGAACCAGAAGGGAATCCGTGTGCTTCTGTTTGACATCAGAAGCCCTGCTCAAACCATTCCAGAAGGAATCCAGTTTATACGCGGAGACATTCGCCACCTCTCTGACATAGAGAAAGCCTTCCAGGATGTGGATGTCTCGTGTGTGTTCCACACTGCCTCTTATGGTATGTCAGGGCGGGAGCAACTGAATCGAAACCTGATCGAAGAAGTCAATGTGAGGGGCACAGACAACGTCCTCCAGGCTTGCCGGAAGAGAGGGGTACCACGGCTTGTTTACACTAGCACTTGCAATGTCATCTTCGGAGGTCAAGTTATCAGAAATGGAGATGAATCTCTGCCTTATCTGCCTCTTCACCTCTATTCTGATCACTACTCTCGGACCAAGGCTGTTGCAGAGAGGAAGGTGCTGGAGGCCAATGGCTCAGCCCTGGAGAGGAGTGACGGGGTGCTGAGAACCTGTGCTCTGAGACCAGCTGGCATCTATGGGCCTGGGGAACAAAGGCACCTCCCCAGGATCGTGAACTACATTGAGAAGGGCCTGTTCAAGTTTGTGTTTGGAGACCCCAAGAATCTGGTTGAATTTGTCCACGTTGATAACCTGGTACAGGCTCACATTCTGGCTTCAGAGGCCTTGAAAGCTGACAAGGGCCACATTGCCTCTGGGCAGCCCTACTTCATCTCAGATGGCAGACCTGTGAACAACTTTGAGTTCTTCCGGCCTTTGGTTGAGGGCCTGGGCTACACATTCCCATCCATCCGCCTGCCCATGACCCTCATCTACTGCTTTGCTTTCCTAACTGAGATGGCCCACTTTGTTCTTCGTCGACTCTACAACTTCCAGCCCTTCCTCACCTGCACTGAAGTTTACAAAACCGGTGTCACACATTACTTCAGCCTAGAGAAAGCCAAGAAGGAGCTCGGCTATGAGGCTCAGGCCTTTGACTTTCAGGAGGTAGTGGAATGGTTTAAAGCCCACGGTCATGGCAGAAATCCTGGAAGCCGTGACTCGGAAGGCCTTGTTTGGGACGGGCTGTTGGTCTTACTCTTGGTTATAGTGGTCTTCATGTGGCTGTACCCTGTGATTCTTTCACTGTGA